Proteins from a single region of Ziziphus jujuba cultivar Dongzao chromosome 1, ASM3175591v1:
- the LOC125419636 gene encoding serine carboxypeptidase II-2 translates to MANTRWSFLFIFFVVLINLQLGKVLATFPTDPLVQQLKDRVVELPGQTFNVSFAHYSGYVTVNEKSGRALFYWFIEAVEDPDSKPLVLWSNGGPGCSSIAYGEAEEIGPFHIKPDGTTLYLNPYSWNQVANVLFVDSPVGVGFSYSNTSSDLLTNGDKRTAKDSLAFLLNWFERFPQYKGRDLYLTGESYAGHYIPQLSQAIVRYNLGAKEKGINLKGYMVGNALTDDYHDHLGVFQFLWSSGMISDQTFKLLNLLCDFQSFIHSSNSCDKILDVADEELGNVDPYSIFTPTCSATISQSNQLLKRRNKVGHIGQKYDPCTEAHSIVYFNLPEVQQALHVDPNHAPAHWDTCSEKIYSSWKDSPKTVLDVYRELIHAGLRIWVFSGDTDAVIPVTSTRYSIDALKLPTVRPWRAWYDDGEVGGWTQEYAGLTFVSVRGAGHEVPLHKPKLALTLIKSFLSGSSMPSLKLVSDS, encoded by the exons ATGGCAAACACAAGATGgtcatttcttttcattttctttgttgtACTCATTAATCTTCAACTGGGCAAAGTTTTGGCGACTTTTCCCACTGACCCACTTGTCCAACAGCTTAAAGATAGAGTTGTGGAGCTTCCAGGCCAGACCTTCAATGTCAGCTTTGCTCACTATTCTGGCTATGTCACAGTGAATGAGAAATCTGGGAGGGCTCTTTTCTACTGGTTCATTGAGGCTGTTGAGGATCCTGATTCTAAGCCTCTTGTTCTCTGGTCTAATGGAG GTCCTGGATGTTCATCCATTGCTTATGGGGAGGCGGAGGAAATTGGGCCATTCCATATTAAGCCAGATGGAACGACCCTATATTTGAACCCGTACTCTTGGAATCAAG TTGCTAATGTTCTATTCGTTGATTCCCCTGTCGGAGTTGGTTTTTCGTATTCAAATACTTCCTCTGACTTGTTAACCAATGGAGATAAAAGGACTG CTAAAGACTCTCTTGCATTTTTATTGAACTGGTTTGAACGCTTTCCCCAATACAAAGGAAGGGACTTATATCTTACAGGGGAGAGCTATGCAG GACATTACATTCCTCAGCTAAGCCAAGCTATTGTACGGTACAACTTGGGCGCGAAGGAGAAAGGCATTAATCTGAAGGGTTATATG GTGGGAAATGCACTAACTGATGATTACCATGATCACCTGGGGGTTTTCCAATTTCTGTGGTCTTCTGGCATGATTTCTGATCAAACATTCAAGTTACTTAACCTTCTATGTGATTTCCAGTCATTTATACACTCCTCAAATTCATGTGATAAGATTCTAGACGTCGCTGATGAAGAGCTTGGGAATGTTGACCCTTATAGCATCTTTACTCCTACCTGCTCTGCTACAATTAGCCAGTCAAATCAATTGCTCAAAAGAAGGAAT AAGGTTGGCCACAttggtcagaagtatgatcctTGTACTGAGGCACACTCAATTGTATATTTTAATCTTCCCGAAGTTCAACAGGCACTCCATGTGGATCCAAATCATGCACCAGCTCACTGGGACACGTGCAG TGAGAAAATATATAGTAGCTGGAAGGATTCTCCTAAAACAGTGCTGGATGTTTATCGTGAGCTGATACATGCAGGACTTCGTATATGGGTGTTCAG TGGTGATACAGATGCTGTGATTCCAGTTACTTCCACCCGGTACAGTATAGATGCTCTTAAGCTACCAACTGTACGGCCATGGCGGGCCTGGTATGATGATGGAGAA GTTGGAGGATGGACCCAAGAATATGCTGGGCTAACCTTCGTGTCCGTGAGAGGAGCAGGCCACGAAGTCCCTCTGCACAAACCCAAACTTGCTCTTACACTCATTAAATCCTTCTTATCAGGATCCTCAATGCCAAGCCTCAAACTTGTCAGTGACTCTTGA